The Oxalobacteraceae bacterium OTU3CINTB1 genome includes a window with the following:
- a CDS encoding esterase-like activity of phytase family protein, translating into MKAHHPSRRYVRPLAGALSLLLALGGCAQLPTAKTTPDTVSALRFIGEQRLPWRAQFHGTMVGGLSGIDYDAARGDWVMICDDRSEHNPARYYRARLGYDDKAFKSVELTSVVTLLQPDGKAYPSKENFKRHGGVVPDLESARVDPRDGSIWYTSEGDVPAGLPPFVRQAKADGSFLAELPLPAMFDVPEDGKAGQRNNQSFEGLSFAPDGNTLWVSMEGPMIQDGALPDPRTGAVNRITHFARDGKVLGQFAYPLEAIPAAPGKGKFADNGISEILALSHNRVLVMERSGVQADDGTFQDFVRIYEITTDGASDIQNLASINGATYTPLKKRLVLDVNALNLPRVDNLEGISLGPVLPNGHASLVLVSDDNFGKDQVTQLLLFELIP; encoded by the coding sequence ATGAAGGCTCACCACCCATCCCGCCGCTACGTCCGGCCCCTCGCCGGCGCGCTCTCCCTGCTTCTGGCGCTCGGCGGCTGCGCCCAGCTGCCGACGGCCAAAACCACGCCCGACACGGTATCGGCGCTGCGCTTCATCGGCGAGCAGCGGCTGCCGTGGCGCGCGCAATTCCACGGCACGATGGTGGGCGGCCTGTCCGGCATCGACTACGACGCCGCCCGTGGCGATTGGGTGATGATCTGCGACGACCGCTCCGAACACAATCCGGCGCGCTACTACCGCGCGCGGCTCGGGTACGATGACAAAGCGTTCAAGTCCGTCGAGCTGACCAGCGTCGTCACGCTGCTGCAACCGGACGGCAAAGCCTATCCGTCGAAGGAAAACTTCAAACGGCACGGCGGCGTGGTGCCCGACCTGGAGTCGGCCCGCGTCGATCCGCGCGACGGCAGCATCTGGTACACCAGCGAAGGCGACGTGCCCGCCGGCCTGCCGCCGTTCGTGCGTCAGGCCAAAGCCGACGGCAGCTTCCTGGCGGAGCTGCCCTTGCCGGCCATGTTCGACGTGCCCGAAGACGGCAAGGCCGGACAGCGCAACAACCAGAGCTTCGAAGGCTTGAGCTTCGCGCCGGACGGCAATACGCTGTGGGTGTCGATGGAGGGACCGATGATCCAGGATGGCGCGCTGCCGGACCCGCGCACCGGCGCCGTCAACCGCATCACCCACTTCGCCCGCGACGGCAAGGTACTCGGGCAGTTCGCCTACCCGCTCGAGGCGATTCCCGCCGCGCCGGGCAAGGGCAAGTTCGCCGACAACGGCATCTCGGAAATCCTCGCCCTCAGCCACAACCGGGTGCTGGTGATGGAGCGCTCCGGCGTGCAGGCCGACGACGGCACCTTTCAGGATTTCGTCCGCATCTACGAGATCACCACCGATGGCGCCAGCGATATCCAGAACCTCGCGAGCATCAACGGCGCCACCTACACGCCGCTGAAAAAGCGTTTGGTATTGGACGTGAATGCGCTCAATCTGCCGCGGGTGGACAACCTGGAGGGCATCTCCCTCGGCCCGGTGCTGCCGAACGGCCATGCCAGCCTGGTGCTGGTCTCGGACGACAATTTCGGCAAGGACCAGGTTACGCAGCTGCTGCTGTTTGAACTGATCCCATAG
- a CDS encoding TonB-dependent receptor encodes MKTTTRPLVAAISLALTTCPYAYAYADDTAADAAMQSVTINSTRSALDPDLPTTSVTKTQEALQQQQNIFNPEDALRNMPSMTIRKRYSGDRNALVGGRSFSTTQAPRALVTMDGYLLSNFLGRFDAPRWNMIAPEEMTRVDVLYGPFSALYPGNSIGTTIVVTTSRPIKFEGSVRVAMQDQTFDQYGLKDHYRNYQGSALIGDKLASGLWYKLMVNHQDSTSQPMGYYTATANTAGVFPTPAGAGAATPVTGVRYDTGPFGTTRAIFGANTGAIDHTKQNTVKATFGYDFNRSVSAEGFVAWWSNESVTRNQSFLRDGAGNTVWSGRVGDGANVFVIPVAAFAPYTRDERHAQTGVTVKSRNGNGWNASVSASAYRILEDVQRNAGSADPFAASGGAGNAVLRDGSGFNSLDVQTTYSPAAGDWTGGAHALTIGLHADDYKLEQTTRATADWRNAVGPVTQFIGGQTRIVALYGQDAWRFAPQWQATFGLRAESWEARNGAQRIPGTTRNYPRRSEQAWSPKLSLGWDAAADTTLRLSAGRGTRFATVAELFQGTAVGSSIVVNDPDLKPERSNALELMAEQRESFGTLRASLFQDDVRDAIWSQLNLNVFPNVTNVTNVGRVRTRGLELVAQIDQLGIRGLSADANIAFSKSTVLENANYQPSVGKNWTRVPRVRGSTTLTYAPGVKWSASATYRYSGRQFNEMNNSDYNTDVYGAISRVSQVDMRLLFKPVAGTELAVGIDNLNNDHAYQMHPYPGRTLFAEMRYVF; translated from the coding sequence ATGAAAACAACGACACGACCGCTGGTTGCGGCGATTTCGCTCGCCCTGACCACCTGTCCTTACGCCTACGCCTACGCCGACGACACGGCCGCCGACGCGGCCATGCAGAGCGTAACCATCAACAGCACCCGCAGCGCGCTCGATCCCGATTTGCCGACCACCAGCGTCACCAAGACCCAGGAAGCGCTGCAGCAGCAACAGAACATCTTCAATCCGGAGGATGCGCTGCGCAATATGCCCAGCATGACCATCCGCAAACGCTATAGCGGCGACCGCAACGCGCTGGTGGGCGGACGCAGTTTCTCCACCACGCAGGCGCCGCGCGCGCTGGTCACGATGGACGGCTACCTGCTGTCGAACTTCCTCGGCCGCTTCGACGCGCCCCGCTGGAACATGATCGCGCCGGAGGAAATGACGCGGGTCGATGTGCTGTACGGTCCCTTCTCGGCGCTCTACCCCGGCAACTCCATCGGCACCACGATCGTGGTCACCACCAGCCGCCCGATCAAATTCGAAGGGTCGGTGCGGGTGGCGATGCAGGATCAGACCTTCGACCAGTACGGCCTGAAAGACCATTACCGCAACTACCAGGGCTCAGCGCTGATCGGCGACAAACTGGCGTCGGGGCTGTGGTACAAGCTAATGGTCAACCATCAGGACTCGACCAGCCAGCCGATGGGCTACTACACCGCGACCGCCAACACCGCCGGCGTCTTCCCGACGCCGGCCGGCGCCGGCGCCGCGACCCCGGTCACCGGCGTCCGCTACGACACGGGGCCGTTCGGCACGACCCGGGCGATTTTCGGCGCCAACACCGGCGCCATCGACCATACAAAGCAGAACACCGTCAAAGCCACCTTCGGCTACGACTTCAATCGCAGCGTGAGCGCGGAGGGCTTTGTGGCGTGGTGGAGCAACGAGAGCGTGACCCGCAATCAAAGCTTCCTGCGTGACGGCGCCGGCAACACCGTCTGGTCCGGGCGGGTCGGCGACGGGGCCAACGTCTTCGTCATCCCGGTTGCCGCCTTCGCGCCGTACACGCGGGATGAACGCCACGCGCAAACCGGCGTGACCGTCAAGAGCCGCAACGGCAACGGCTGGAACGCCAGCGTATCGGCCAGCGCCTACCGCATTTTGGAGGACGTACAGCGCAACGCCGGCAGCGCCGATCCGTTCGCGGCCAGCGGCGGCGCCGGCAACGCCGTGCTGCGCGACGGCAGCGGCTTCAATTCGCTCGACGTGCAAACCACCTACTCGCCCGCCGCAGGCGACTGGACCGGTGGCGCCCACGCGCTGACCATCGGCCTGCACGCTGACGACTACAAACTCGAACAAACCACCCGCGCCACAGCCGACTGGCGCAACGCGGTCGGGCCGGTGACGCAGTTCATCGGCGGCCAGACGCGCATCGTGGCGCTCTACGGCCAGGACGCATGGCGCTTTGCGCCCCAATGGCAGGCCACCTTCGGCCTGCGGGCGGAGTCGTGGGAGGCCAGGAACGGCGCGCAACGCATCCCCGGCACGACCCGAAACTACCCACGCCGCAGCGAACAGGCATGGTCGCCCAAGCTGTCGCTGGGATGGGACGCGGCTGCCGATACCACCTTGCGCCTGTCGGCGGGACGCGGCACGCGCTTCGCCACCGTTGCCGAACTGTTCCAGGGCACTGCCGTCGGCAGCAGCATCGTCGTCAACGATCCAGATCTGAAGCCGGAACGCTCGAACGCGCTCGAGCTGATGGCCGAACAACGGGAATCCTTCGGCACCTTGCGCGCCTCGCTGTTTCAGGACGATGTGCGCGACGCGATCTGGAGCCAGCTTAATCTGAACGTCTTCCCCAACGTGACCAATGTGACCAACGTGGGCCGGGTGCGCACGCGCGGCCTGGAGCTGGTGGCGCAAATCGACCAGTTGGGCATTCGGGGGCTAAGCGCCGATGCCAACATCGCCTTCAGCAAATCGACGGTGCTGGAAAACGCCAACTACCAACCGTCCGTTGGCAAGAACTGGACCCGCGTGCCGCGCGTGCGCGGGTCCACCACGCTGACCTATGCCCCCGGCGTAAAGTGGAGCGCCTCGGCGACCTACCGCTATTCCGGACGCCAGTTCAACGAGATGAACAACTCGGACTACAACACCGACGTCTATGGCGCCATATCGCGCGTCAGCCAGGTGGATATGCGGCTGCTATTCAAGCCTGTCGCCGGCACGGAACTCGCTGTCGGCATCGACAACCTCAATAACGATCACGCTTACCAGATGCATCCCTACCCGGGCCGCACGCTGTTTGCGGAGATGCGTTACGTTTTTTAG
- a CDS encoding DUF3526 domain-containing protein, whose protein sequence is MTQMFTLIAYDLRSQLRERGTIALVLVALALAGFGLFEGARFERDQRRAVADAAAQEAAARAEANALATRYFADPAAPEFKSLQWYKTPVDVRGYAFRAHVGFAGKPEIPGAALAIGQADLLPAYVRVRAESMELARTALEIEHPGRLAAGRFDLMFFVVYLWPLILLALCTSVLTQDRESHRLRALQLQGVRLGRMLAAQVAARALSASLVLVLAVGIASLAAGTIPPDGAGMTALASWAGVVLLYSMFWAAVTVVICAVCGNRMTAAFAGFGAWLMLAVLLPGAMTAAIQMGAPVPVRERYVQALRDAGDQVNADKLGSLARFYDSHPEWKPTVTPLSKVSSSVSRLQRAQELERIMAGVDRQFEQARRRQQHLFDQAIVFSPVTLVYQTLSAIAGNDGERHRQFMEEVQRHQVQLRDYFQRAIQLAALGDERKPCPAACLGGYGFRDFDQVPRFGASTALAQVPDAAPQLAVLSVWIAVLLAIAAGLMVRIRRGRRRLRYTAGFSAHDKRI, encoded by the coding sequence ATGACACAGATGTTCACACTGATCGCCTACGACTTGCGCAGCCAGTTGCGCGAGCGCGGCACGATCGCCCTGGTGCTGGTCGCCCTTGCCCTAGCGGGATTCGGATTGTTCGAAGGCGCCCGCTTCGAGCGCGACCAGCGGCGGGCGGTCGCCGACGCCGCCGCGCAGGAAGCCGCCGCGCGCGCCGAAGCCAACGCGCTGGCCACGCGCTATTTCGCCGATCCGGCGGCGCCCGAGTTCAAGTCGCTGCAATGGTACAAGACGCCGGTGGACGTGCGCGGCTACGCCTTCCGCGCACATGTCGGCTTCGCCGGCAAACCGGAGATTCCAGGCGCCGCGCTGGCGATCGGCCAGGCCGACCTGCTGCCGGCCTACGTCCGCGTGCGCGCGGAATCGATGGAACTGGCGCGAACGGCGCTGGAGATCGAGCATCCGGGCCGGCTGGCGGCCGGCCGTTTCGACTTGATGTTCTTCGTGGTGTATCTTTGGCCGCTGATCCTGCTCGCGCTATGCACTTCCGTGCTGACGCAGGACCGCGAGAGCCACCGCTTGCGCGCCTTGCAGCTGCAAGGCGTGCGACTCGGCCGCATGCTGGCGGCACAAGTCGCGGCGCGCGCGCTGTCCGCCAGCCTGGTGCTGGTGCTGGCCGTCGGCATCGCGTCGCTCGCCGCCGGCACCATACCGCCCGATGGCGCCGGCATGACCGCTCTGGCGTCGTGGGCCGGGGTGGTGCTGCTGTATTCGATGTTCTGGGCGGCGGTCACCGTCGTCATTTGCGCCGTGTGCGGCAACCGCATGACGGCCGCTTTCGCCGGCTTCGGCGCATGGCTGATGCTGGCGGTGCTGCTGCCGGGCGCGATGACGGCCGCCATTCAAATGGGCGCGCCGGTGCCGGTGCGGGAACGCTACGTCCAGGCGCTGCGCGACGCCGGCGACCAGGTCAACGCCGATAAACTGGGCAGCCTGGCGCGCTTCTACGACAGCCACCCGGAATGGAAGCCCACCGTCACCCCGCTTTCCAAGGTCTCGTCCAGCGTGTCGCGGCTGCAGCGCGCGCAGGAGCTGGAACGCATCATGGCCGGCGTCGACCGCCAGTTCGAACAGGCGCGGAGGCGCCAGCAACACCTGTTCGACCAGGCCATCGTCTTCAGCCCGGTGACCTTGGTGTATCAAACCTTGTCGGCCATCGCCGGCAATGACGGCGAGCGTCACCGACAGTTCATGGAGGAGGTGCAGCGCCATCAGGTACAGCTGCGCGACTACTTCCAGCGCGCGATCCAGCTGGCGGCGCTGGGCGACGAACGCAAGCCCTGCCCCGCCGCCTGCCTTGGCGGCTACGGCTTCCGCGACTTCGACCAGGTACCGCGCTTTGGCGCCTCCACGGCGTTGGCGCAGGTGCCGGACGCAGCGCCGCAACTGGCGGTGCTGTCGGTGTGGATCGCCGTGCTGCTGGCCATCGCGGCGGGCTTGATGGTGCGCATTCGGCGAGGCCGACGCCGGCTCCGTTATACTGCTGGATTTTCTGCTCACGACAAGAGAATATGA
- a CDS encoding peptidase, with protein sequence MRNKLIAICGALAMLCSSGSWAAATIAIVNGDPAGVGFNDPTPVTPVGGNSGTTLGAQRINAFQQAASIWGATLDSSVPIRVLATWEALPCNDTGAVLGSAGALQVFANFTGAPQANAWYGEAETNKLLGIDADPDMPEIRARFNVNLGQPGCFSGSPFYLGLDNNHGPQIDLVAVLLHEFAHGLGFQTYTDDATGELLAGIPSIWDYFLLDTATNKLWKDMSDAERAASARRAGRLVWNGPIVTEAARIVLRPGTPLLTILSPSRVAGVQRVGVAQFGPPLGSPGLTGEVMPVIDTPPNTGLACTPLAEPNARAVQGKIALIDRGGCTFVEKVKNVQNAGAIGAIIVDNAAGTPPQDLAGDDPTIVIPAVRISLEDGAALKEVLATRSRTKSGLFANLGVNLAVRAGTDPSGRVLMYATDPNLPGSSVSHYDISAIPNQLMEPSINDDLSHEVKPPRDLTYPLLRDIGW encoded by the coding sequence ATGAGAAATAAACTGATTGCCATCTGCGGCGCGTTGGCCATGCTGTGCTCGTCGGGCAGCTGGGCCGCCGCCACCATTGCCATCGTCAACGGCGACCCGGCCGGCGTCGGCTTCAACGACCCGACGCCGGTGACGCCGGTGGGCGGCAACAGCGGCACCACCCTGGGCGCGCAGCGCATCAACGCTTTCCAACAAGCGGCGAGCATCTGGGGCGCGACGCTCGACAGCAGCGTGCCGATCCGCGTGCTGGCGACGTGGGAGGCCTTGCCCTGCAACGACACCGGCGCCGTGCTCGGGTCGGCCGGCGCCTTGCAGGTGTTCGCCAACTTTACCGGCGCACCGCAGGCCAACGCCTGGTACGGCGAGGCCGAGACCAACAAGCTGCTCGGCATCGACGCCGATCCCGACATGCCCGAGATCCGCGCCCGGTTCAACGTCAATCTGGGCCAGCCCGGCTGCTTCAGCGGCTCGCCGTTCTATCTGGGACTCGACAACAACCACGGGCCGCAGATCGACCTGGTGGCCGTGCTGCTGCACGAGTTCGCCCACGGCCTGGGCTTCCAGACCTACACCGACGACGCCACCGGCGAACTGTTGGCCGGCATCCCCAGCATCTGGGATTATTTCTTATTGGATACGGCAACCAACAAGTTATGGAAGGACATGAGCGACGCCGAACGGGCCGCCTCCGCCAGGCGCGCCGGGCGGCTGGTGTGGAACGGCCCCATCGTCACCGAGGCGGCGCGCATCGTGCTGCGGCCGGGCACGCCGTTGCTGACGATCCTGTCGCCGTCGCGCGTGGCCGGGGTGCAGCGGGTCGGCGTCGCGCAATTCGGTCCGCCGCTGGGCAGTCCGGGCCTGACCGGCGAGGTCATGCCGGTCATCGATACGCCGCCCAACACCGGACTGGCGTGCACGCCGTTGGCGGAACCTAACGCCCGGGCCGTCCAGGGCAAGATCGCGCTGATCGACCGTGGCGGGTGCACTTTCGTCGAAAAGGTCAAGAACGTGCAGAACGCGGGGGCCATCGGCGCCATCATCGTCGACAACGCGGCGGGCACGCCGCCACAGGACCTGGCCGGCGACGATCCAACCATCGTCATCCCCGCGGTGCGGATTTCGCTGGAGGACGGCGCCGCGCTGAAGGAGGTGCTGGCCACGCGCTCGCGCACCAAGTCCGGCCTGTTCGCCAACCTCGGCGTCAACCTGGCGGTGCGCGCCGGCACCGATCCGTCGGGGAGGGTGCTGATGTACGCGACCGATCCCAACCTGCCCGGATCGTCCGTGTCGCACTACGACATCAGCGCCATCCCCAACCAGCTGATGGAACCGTCGATCAACGACGACCTGTCGCACGAGGTCAAGCCGCCGCGCGATTTGACGTATCCGTTGCTCCGGGACATAGGCTGGTAG
- a CDS encoding ATP-dependent DNA helicase has protein sequence MAALKNKHINDLLRKVFGIESLRDGQRHVIDSVLAGQDTLAVMPTGSGKSLCYQLPARLLKGVTVVVSPLISLMKDQAEKLEEAGIASAAQINSSLSRVDELAALEGIESADKDIVFCTPERLVTPEFLALLKNSEIALVVIDEAHCISQWGHDFRPAYLEIGAALNALGRPPVLALTATATDGVIADIRAQLGRPRMAVVNTGIYRPNLHYRVRQVTNPGEKDAQALQLVRETAGVGIIYAATVKAAEEMYDMLRNAGESVTLYHGKLKAAERSENQNLFMSGERRVMVATNAFGMGIDKSDTRFVIHLQVPANLEAYYQESGRAGRDGLDAECTLLYYHADKRLQQFFLIKHYPSAEELRAVYEAAVASEQMTFTEADLKPRLEQLPASQLKICLKMLKDGKLLKRNSKLAYLVAKQPKGPPKMAEFERMAQVYVDKHERDREGLEQMVGYAQSGYCRWKLLLDYFGDLSPGFERCCKCDNCLSPPSIQESGPLLAAADPSPAAPPPALSAQLNAMGSVQTAAAA, from the coding sequence ATGGCAGCCCTAAAGAACAAGCACATCAACGACCTTCTGCGCAAGGTCTTCGGCATTGAATCCTTGCGCGACGGCCAGCGCCACGTCATCGACAGCGTGCTGGCCGGCCAGGACACGCTGGCGGTCATGCCCACCGGCAGCGGCAAGTCGCTGTGCTACCAATTGCCGGCGCGCCTGCTGAAGGGCGTGACGGTGGTGGTGTCGCCGCTGATTTCGCTGATGAAGGACCAGGCCGAAAAGCTGGAGGAGGCCGGCATCGCCAGCGCCGCGCAGATCAACAGCAGCCTGTCGCGCGTCGACGAGCTGGCCGCGCTGGAGGGTATCGAAAGCGCCGACAAGGATATCGTTTTCTGCACGCCGGAACGGCTGGTGACGCCGGAATTCCTGGCGCTGCTCAAGAACAGCGAGATCGCACTGGTGGTCATCGACGAGGCGCATTGCATCTCGCAGTGGGGCCACGATTTCCGACCGGCATACCTGGAAATCGGCGCCGCGCTCAACGCCCTGGGGCGTCCACCGGTGCTGGCGCTGACCGCGACCGCCACCGACGGAGTGATCGCCGATATCCGCGCCCAGCTGGGCAGGCCGCGCATGGCGGTCGTCAACACCGGCATCTATCGCCCCAATCTGCATTACCGCGTACGCCAGGTGACCAATCCCGGCGAAAAGGACGCGCAGGCGCTGCAGCTGGTGCGCGAGACCGCAGGCGTCGGCATCATCTACGCCGCCACCGTCAAGGCGGCCGAGGAAATGTACGACATGCTGCGCAACGCCGGCGAGAGCGTGACGCTCTATCACGGCAAGCTGAAAGCGGCCGAGCGCAGCGAAAACCAGAACCTGTTCATGAGCGGGGAGCGCCGCGTGATGGTGGCGACCAACGCCTTCGGCATGGGCATCGACAAGAGCGACACGCGCTTCGTCATCCACTTGCAAGTGCCAGCCAATCTGGAAGCCTACTACCAGGAGTCCGGCCGCGCCGGGCGCGACGGCCTCGACGCCGAGTGCACGCTGTTGTACTACCATGCCGACAAACGCCTGCAGCAGTTTTTCCTGATCAAACACTACCCGTCGGCCGAGGAATTGCGGGCCGTGTACGAGGCGGCTGTCGCATCGGAGCAGATGACCTTCACCGAGGCCGATCTGAAACCGCGCCTGGAGCAGCTGCCCGCCAGCCAGTTGAAAATCTGCCTGAAGATGCTCAAGGACGGCAAACTGTTGAAGCGCAACAGCAAGCTGGCCTACCTGGTGGCCAAACAGCCGAAAGGCCCGCCGAAGATGGCGGAGTTCGAGCGCATGGCGCAGGTCTACGTGGACAAGCATGAGCGCGACCGCGAAGGGCTGGAGCAGATGGTGGGCTACGCGCAGAGCGGCTACTGCCGCTGGAAGCTGCTGCTGGACTACTTCGGCGACCTGTCGCCGGGCTTCGAGCGCTGCTGCAAGTGCGACAACTGCCTGTCGCCGCCGTCGATACAGGAAAGCGGGCCGCTGCTGGCTGCCGCCGACCCTTCGCCGGCAGCGCCGCCGCCGGCGCTTTCCGCACAGTTGAACGCTATGGGATCAGTTCAAACAGCAGCAGCTGCGTAA
- a CDS encoding ABC transporter ATP-binding protein, whose amino-acid sequence MIHIEKLSKSYEGRTVVDGLDLHVQGGDIYALLGPNGAGKSTTIGCLLGFVDADAGNIRLAGSNLPPARAAVQHAAYIAENVALYERLTGVENVEFFMRLLGRKPRREEIEALLERAGLPEHAWHRMASGYSKGMRQKVGIVMALAKGAQVLVLDEPTSGLDPEASVTFGELVRTLADDGAAVLMATHDLFRAQELADRCGMLVGGRLAGEWKLGDLNAGELERNYLGILAGRA is encoded by the coding sequence ATGATACACATTGAAAAACTAAGCAAAAGCTACGAAGGCAGAACCGTGGTCGATGGCCTCGACCTGCATGTGCAAGGCGGCGATATCTACGCGCTGCTCGGCCCCAACGGCGCCGGAAAATCCACCACCATCGGCTGCCTGTTGGGCTTCGTCGACGCCGACGCCGGCAACATCCGCCTGGCCGGCTCCAACCTGCCGCCGGCGCGCGCCGCCGTCCAGCACGCGGCCTATATCGCGGAAAACGTCGCGCTCTATGAACGCCTGACCGGCGTCGAGAACGTCGAATTCTTCATGCGGCTATTAGGCAGGAAGCCGCGCCGCGAGGAAATCGAAGCGCTGCTGGAACGCGCCGGCCTGCCGGAACACGCGTGGCACCGCATGGCCTCCGGCTATTCGAAAGGCATGCGTCAAAAAGTCGGCATCGTCATGGCGCTGGCCAAGGGCGCGCAGGTGCTGGTGCTCGACGAGCCCACGTCCGGCCTCGATCCGGAAGCCAGCGTGACCTTCGGTGAACTGGTGCGGACACTGGCCGACGACGGCGCCGCCGTCCTGATGGCGACGCACGATCTGTTTCGCGCGCAGGAGCTGGCCGACCGCTGCGGCATGCTGGTGGGCGGCCGTCTGGCCGGTGAATGGAAATTGGGAGATTTGAATGCAGGCGAACTTGAACGCAACTACCTTGGCATCCTCGCCGGCCGCGCCTGA
- a CDS encoding OsmC family protein — MAQGVARIGRDIYKTSIEVGGHALTGDEPPRNGGANKGPAPYDFILAGLGSCTAITLRMYADRKQWPMEAVDVALHLAPAADGALLIKRVLTFHGALDADQIARMAEIAEKTPVTLTLKGGVRIETSVA, encoded by the coding sequence ATGGCACAAGGCGTCGCACGCATCGGCAGGGATATTTATAAGACATCGATCGAGGTCGGCGGCCACGCGCTGACCGGCGACGAGCCGCCGCGCAACGGCGGCGCCAACAAAGGTCCGGCGCCGTATGACTTCATCCTGGCCGGGCTGGGTTCCTGCACGGCGATCACCTTGCGCATGTACGCCGACCGCAAGCAGTGGCCGATGGAGGCGGTCGACGTGGCGCTGCACCTGGCGCCCGCCGCCGACGGCGCCTTGCTGATCAAGCGCGTGCTGACCTTCCACGGCGCGCTCGACGCCGATCAAATAGCCCGCATGGCGGAAATCGCCGAGAAAACGCCGGTGACGCTGACGCTCAAGGGCGGCGTGCGCATCGAGACCAGCGTCGCCTGA
- a CDS encoding DUF3526 domain-containing protein — protein MNATTLASSPAAPDVAGRDAQSNRQRWLRALHGAWQADWRERRRDWRVWLVVGVGLALAVCAALLSSMELRATLEGRAIAQQAEQQRWSQQGKKYPHSAAHYGVYVFKPLSALAALDPGVEHYVGASVWLEAHKQNELVYRPANDEPGVTRQFRLNPAFVLQVLAPMAMIFLGFGMFAAERERGTLAALRINAAPLGALALARGAVLLCLAMVLALPACIAVGVLEWTRSPFSDGLPRALLFGAGYLVYLCTWAALIAAVSARAATLRASLAVLIGLWAATTLVVPRAAVELSRMAAPLPTMQQFRAGMDAELGMPDDPEQAERDKQQLLREYGVKDVKDLPVNWAGISLQRGEQHGDRIFDDHYGRLFDAMRRQSDASALAGWLSPAVAIAGLSSAAAGSDTHHHLQFIDGAERQRRRMQQVLNQAITDHPEQDGVRHDGDQALWDQISPFKFNFEALDLKALALRQGLPLVALFIASLLLCGAGLRHLRSGNLR, from the coding sequence TTGAACGCAACTACCTTGGCATCCTCGCCGGCCGCGCCTGACGTGGCCGGGCGGGACGCACAATCAAATCGCCAACGGTGGCTGCGCGCGCTGCACGGCGCCTGGCAAGCCGACTGGCGCGAACGCCGGCGCGACTGGCGCGTATGGCTGGTGGTGGGCGTCGGCCTGGCACTGGCCGTATGCGCGGCGCTGTTGTCGTCGATGGAGCTGCGCGCCACGCTGGAGGGCCGCGCCATCGCTCAACAGGCGGAGCAACAGCGCTGGTCGCAGCAGGGTAAAAAGTACCCGCATTCGGCGGCCCACTACGGCGTCTATGTTTTCAAGCCGCTATCGGCGCTGGCGGCGCTCGATCCCGGCGTCGAGCACTACGTCGGCGCCAGCGTGTGGCTGGAGGCGCACAAACAGAATGAGCTGGTGTACCGTCCGGCCAACGATGAACCGGGTGTCACGCGCCAGTTCCGGTTGAATCCGGCCTTCGTGCTGCAAGTGCTGGCGCCGATGGCGATGATTTTCCTCGGCTTCGGCATGTTCGCGGCGGAGCGCGAACGCGGCACGCTGGCCGCGCTGCGCATCAACGCCGCGCCGCTGGGCGCATTGGCGCTGGCGCGCGGCGCGGTGCTGCTTTGCCTGGCGATGGTGCTCGCGCTGCCGGCCTGCATCGCGGTCGGCGTGCTCGAATGGACCCGCAGTCCGTTCAGCGACGGCTTGCCGCGCGCATTGCTGTTCGGCGCCGGCTATCTGGTCTACCTGTGCACCTGGGCCGCCTTGATCGCGGCGGTGTCGGCGCGCGCCGCCACGCTGCGCGCCAGCCTGGCGGTGTTGATCGGCTTGTGGGCCGCGACCACACTGGTAGTTCCGCGCGCGGCGGTGGAACTGTCGCGGATGGCCGCGCCGCTGCCGACCATGCAGCAGTTCCGCGCCGGCATGGACGCGGAACTCGGCATGCCGGACGATCCCGAACAGGCGGAACGCGACAAACAGCAACTGCTGCGCGAATATGGCGTCAAGGACGTCAAGGACCTGCCGGTCAACTGGGCCGGCATCAGCCTGCAACGCGGCGAACAGCACGGCGACCGCATTTTCGACGACCATTACGGCCGCCTGTTCGACGCGATGCGGCGGCAAAGCGACGCCTCGGCGCTGGCCGGGTGGCTCTCGCCGGCGGTCGCGATAGCCGGTCTTTCCAGCGCGGCGGCGGGCAGCGACACCCACCACCACTTGCAATTCATCGACGGCGCCGAGCGCCAGCGGCGCCGCATGCAGCAGGTGTTGAACCAGGCGATCACCGATCATCCGGAACAGGATGGCGTGCGCCACGACGGCGACCAGGCGCTATGGGACCAGATCTCGCCGTTCAAATTCAACTTCGAGGCGCTCGACCTGAAGGCGCTGGCGCTGCGCCAGGGCCTGCCCCTGGTTGCCCTCTTCATCGCAAGCCTGCTGCTGTGCGGCGCCGGCTTGCGCCACCTACGTAGCGGAAACTTACGATGA